The Acidianus manzaensis genome has a window encoding:
- a CDS encoding DsrE family protein: MAKIFVISTAGKDDINRANMAMNFALGARKNAGATVALMFLGRGVETLLRCSANAPQMKKTIEEMINAGIDVSYCGISLKNLGLNKDLIFDGIREVMGGVETAKRIDEGYSVVSF; encoded by the coding sequence ATGGCAAAAATATTCGTCATTTCTACGGCAGGTAAAGATGATATAAATAGAGCAAATATGGCAATGAATTTCGCACTTGGTGCTAGAAAAAATGCTGGTGCTACAGTAGCTTTAATGTTTTTAGGAAGGGGTGTAGAAACTTTACTAAGATGCTCTGCTAATGCTCCTCAAATGAAAAAAACTATTGAGGAAATGATAAATGCTGGAATAGATGTTAGTTATTGCGGAATTTCATTGAAAAATTTGGGATTAAATAAAGATTTAATATTTGATGGAATAAGAGAAGTTATGGGAGGAGTAGAAACAGCAAAAAGAATTGACGAAGGATATTCAGTAGTAAGCTTCTGA
- a CDS encoding pyridoxal-phosphate-dependent aminotransferase family protein: protein MTRKILMHVGPETIDYDVLLAGVKGDIGFTSKDFVDAMNYSLKYLRKLMGADESYQPFIIPGGGTSAMESVTSLLKKGDKVLVVSNGVFGDRWTSIFSRYPVEVKTVKAKAGYYVKPEEIEDEIKKEGGKVKLVTLTHVETSTGIREPIEEVSKRIRDYTDLIVVDGVSSVGAEVVKAKDWNIDVYLTASQKAIATPPGAGLLVLSQNALKYLDDNVAGYYLNLKNWINVMQSMENGKASYFSTLPVHLVLMLKKAFELIEAEGIENRIKRHELVSSAIRKGLEGMGLEIVAKAPDAYSNTVTGVKVSKVNPNDVLSAITQEGIELAPGVHPDLAGKYFRIGHMGWVNLNDAISTISALERVMKKLGEPINYGEGVKAIQDFLS, encoded by the coding sequence ATGACTAGAAAAATTCTTATGCATGTAGGACCTGAAACAATAGATTATGACGTATTATTAGCAGGCGTTAAAGGAGATATAGGATTTACTTCTAAAGATTTTGTCGACGCGATGAATTATTCTTTAAAATACTTAAGAAAATTAATGGGAGCTGATGAATCTTATCAGCCTTTTATTATACCAGGTGGTGGAACTTCTGCAATGGAAAGCGTTACTTCTCTACTTAAGAAAGGAGATAAAGTATTAGTGGTTTCAAATGGAGTTTTCGGAGATAGATGGACTAGCATATTTTCAAGATATCCAGTTGAAGTTAAAACAGTTAAAGCCAAAGCAGGATATTACGTTAAACCTGAAGAAATAGAGGATGAAATTAAAAAAGAAGGTGGTAAAGTAAAACTAGTTACTTTAACTCATGTAGAAACTAGTACTGGAATTAGAGAACCTATAGAAGAAGTTTCAAAAAGAATAAGAGATTACACAGATCTGATAGTAGTAGATGGAGTATCAAGTGTAGGAGCAGAAGTAGTAAAGGCAAAGGATTGGAATATAGATGTTTATTTAACTGCAAGTCAGAAAGCAATTGCTACTCCACCTGGAGCAGGATTATTAGTATTATCTCAAAATGCTCTGAAATATCTGGACGATAATGTTGCAGGATATTATCTTAATCTGAAAAATTGGATTAATGTTATGCAATCTATGGAAAACGGAAAAGCTTCTTATTTCTCTACCCTTCCAGTGCATTTAGTTCTAATGCTTAAGAAAGCTTTCGAGCTAATAGAAGCAGAAGGAATAGAAAATAGAATAAAGAGGCATGAATTAGTATCTTCTGCAATAAGAAAAGGATTAGAAGGCATGGGATTAGAAATCGTAGCCAAAGCACCAGATGCATATAGTAATACTGTTACTGGAGTAAAAGTATCTAAGGTAAATCCTAATGACGTACTTTCAGCAATAACTCAAGAAGGTATAGAGTTAGCTCCAGGAGTTCATCCAGATTTAGCTGGTAAATACTTCAGAATAGGACATATGGGATGGGTTAACTTAAACGATGCTATATCTACTATTTCTGCATTAGAAAGGGTAATGAAAAAGTTAGGTGAGCCTATAAACTATGGAGAAGGAGTAAAGGCTATTCAGGATTTCTTAAGCTAA
- the tenA gene encoding thiaminase II: MLTDKMWNKIKDVYEGILSHPFIIELTKGTLHEDKFKYYIIQDHLYLREFGKVLALLSSKAEKEEDSLLFASHLNSIMRVEKELHNFFLKEWKINIEDYVQSPTNMLYTSFLISTAYSRPYFEGVASVLPCYWIYMNVGKELIKIGSPNPLYNRWINTYGGEEYEKGVIKVLEIVNSFKLTEEQEKCAIEKFRIASIFEYMFWDSAYKLEKFPFSLRNPE; this comes from the coding sequence ATGCTAACAGACAAAATGTGGAATAAAATAAAAGACGTATACGAAGGAATTTTATCTCATCCATTCATAATAGAATTAACAAAAGGTACATTACACGAAGATAAGTTCAAATATTATATTATTCAAGATCATTTATACCTAAGAGAATTCGGAAAAGTTTTAGCCTTGTTATCATCAAAAGCAGAAAAAGAAGAAGATTCACTACTTTTTGCATCTCATCTTAATAGTATAATGAGAGTCGAAAAAGAACTTCACAATTTCTTTCTAAAGGAATGGAAAATTAATATAGAAGATTATGTTCAATCTCCTACAAATATGCTATATACTTCATTTCTAATTTCTACAGCATATAGTAGACCATATTTTGAAGGAGTAGCTTCAGTACTTCCATGTTATTGGATTTATATGAACGTAGGTAAAGAATTAATAAAGATTGGCTCTCCTAATCCACTTTATAATAGATGGATTAATACTTATGGAGGAGAAGAATATGAAAAAGGAGTTATAAAAGTGTTAGAAATTGTTAATTCATTTAAGCTAACAGAAGAACAAGAAAAATGTGCTATAGAAAAATTTAGAATAGCATCTATATTTGAGTATATGTTTTGGGATTCAGCTTATAAATTAGAAAAATTTCCATTTAGCTTAAGAAATCCTGAATAG
- a CDS encoding DUF3834 domain-containing protein, translating to MIVISSPIGPVSYPLIASTMKRNDFKIEFNTAGDVRLDAIPLLEKTNYVLVRRMLIITPKIGNKIAVWKKGSANDILLNLILKLYGYKSEIIYTDEPSKVYILYKEGKADSALVTTAVSKEGVYVEDLLREKGFDLPGICGADILNDSIESDFVSIYNEGIDLFKENIEETAEYVAEYLADNLSVYRPSMFIQSIIESSEFLVSKLNSPYTFRKVF from the coding sequence ATGATAGTTATTTCTAGTCCTATAGGTCCTGTTTCATATCCTTTAATAGCTTCTACTATGAAAAGAAATGACTTTAAGATAGAATTCAACACTGCTGGTGACGTTCGTTTAGATGCCATTCCTTTACTGGAAAAAACAAATTATGTGTTAGTAAGAAGAATGCTAATTATAACGCCAAAAATAGGTAACAAAATTGCTGTATGGAAAAAAGGGAGCGCAAATGACATTTTACTCAATCTAATTTTAAAATTATATGGGTATAAATCTGAAATTATTTATACTGATGAACCTTCTAAGGTATATATACTATATAAGGAAGGTAAAGCTGATTCAGCTTTAGTTACTACTGCTGTTTCGAAAGAAGGAGTATACGTAGAGGATCTATTAAGGGAAAAAGGATTTGATTTACCTGGAATATGTGGTGCTGATATTTTAAATGATAGTATTGAAAGCGATTTCGTTTCAATATATAATGAAGGAATCGATTTGTTTAAAGAAAATATTGAAGAAACAGCAGAATACGTTGCTGAATATTTAGCAGATAATTTGTCTGTATATAGGCCATCAATGTTTATCCAGAGTATTATAGAATCCTCAGAATTTCTAGTATCAAAGTTAAATTCTCCTTACACGTTCAGAAAAGTATTTTAA
- a CDS encoding GMP synthase subunit A translates to MKIALIYYGGQYNHLILKNIKYLGADIEVVDPKNDVEYMKKFDCVIFSGGPYSVKDEIGKMGNSPLYVKELQIPKLGICLGHQLLAYVLGGSVGKAENPEFGLAKIKVHNHDTILQGLKNEFDAWESHNDEVKEVPPGFTVLASSKNTKIEAMANKDNSIYGVQFHPEVKNTENGIEIFKNFLSICKK, encoded by the coding sequence GTGAAAATAGCATTAATATATTATGGAGGTCAATATAATCATCTTATTTTAAAGAATATAAAGTATTTAGGCGCAGATATTGAAGTAGTAGATCCTAAAAATGATGTAGAATATATGAAAAAATTTGATTGCGTTATATTTAGCGGAGGACCATATTCCGTAAAAGATGAAATAGGAAAAATGGGAAATTCTCCTTTATACGTAAAGGAACTACAAATCCCTAAATTAGGTATTTGTCTAGGACATCAGCTTTTAGCTTATGTTTTAGGAGGAAGTGTAGGAAAAGCTGAAAATCCAGAATTTGGATTAGCTAAAATAAAAGTTCATAATCACGATACTATTCTTCAAGGATTGAAAAATGAATTTGATGCATGGGAAAGTCATAATGATGAAGTAAAGGAAGTTCCACCTGGATTTACAGTACTAGCTAGTAGTAAGAATACTAAAATAGAAGCTATGGCTAATAAAGATAATTCAATTTATGGAGTTCAGTTTCATCCAGAAGTAAAAAATACTGAAAATGGAATAGAGATATTTAAGAACTTCTTATCAATATGTAAGAAATAA
- the nadC gene encoding carboxylating nicotinate-nucleotide diphosphorylase — translation MIEQIYINKLLNLLEEDYFPEDITSKIVEGYKIRAYIRSKDEGILAGNKFIIPFLQYLGFSINESIKDGSRIEKGNNLLIFEGNADSALSVERIILNILGKLSGISTTTDKMVKLAKEVNPSIRIAGTRKTTPGLRVFEKYAIEVGGGDPHRYNLSSAILIKDNHLAIIGNLEKAIKMAKQIASFTQKIEVEVSSYEDAIKAYKIGVDAILLDNMSPKEIYPIVNELKDKVILEASGKITPDNVKDYAKTNVDIISSGYITHSSKALDFSMDVEKII, via the coding sequence ATGATAGAGCAGATATACATTAATAAGTTACTAAATCTTTTAGAAGAAGATTATTTTCCGGAAGATATTACAAGCAAGATAGTTGAAGGATATAAGATAAGAGCTTACATTAGATCAAAAGATGAAGGAATACTAGCTGGAAATAAATTTATCATACCTTTTCTTCAATATTTAGGTTTTTCTATTAATGAAAGTATAAAAGACGGAAGTAGGATAGAAAAAGGTAATAATTTACTGATATTTGAAGGAAATGCAGATAGCGCTTTATCAGTTGAAAGAATTATTCTCAACATTTTAGGAAAACTTTCTGGAATATCTACAACTACTGACAAAATGGTGAAATTAGCTAAGGAGGTTAATCCAAGTATAAGAATAGCAGGGACTAGAAAAACTACTCCAGGATTAAGAGTTTTTGAGAAATATGCTATAGAAGTAGGAGGAGGAGATCCTCATAGATATAATTTAAGTAGTGCTATATTAATAAAAGATAATCATCTTGCTATAATTGGAAATCTAGAAAAGGCTATAAAAATGGCTAAACAAATAGCTAGTTTTACACAAAAAATAGAAGTAGAAGTATCCAGCTATGAAGACGCTATCAAAGCATATAAAATCGGTGTAGATGCTATACTTCTAGATAATATGAGCCCAAAGGAGATTTATCCTATAGTAAATGAGTTAAAAGATAAAGTTATACTTGAAGCGTCTGGAAAGATTACTCCAGATAATGTAAAAGATTATGCAAAAACTAATGTAGATATAATCTCGAGCGGATATATTACTCATAGTTCAAAGGCTTTAGATTTTTCAATGGATGTTGAAAAAATAATCTAA
- a CDS encoding KaiC domain-containing protein, with product MERLSTGIPDFDKLIEGGIPQGFFVALTGEPGTGKTIFSLSFIAEGLKEGDICIYVTTEESRDSIIRQAKQFNWDLEKYLDKKLIIIDALMKEKEDEWSLEEVTPEEMVKKVIQAKQKLGYGRARLVIDSVSAFFLDKPAMARKISYYLKRVLYKWKFTILATSQYAITTSQAFGFGIEHVADGIIRFRRVIKDGMLHRYILIEKMRQTNHDKYVWEIDIQEGKGIIIKGKVQERREDYALPKKVTDKIKEANKNENEI from the coding sequence ATGGAAAGATTATCTACTGGAATTCCAGATTTCGATAAATTAATTGAAGGTGGAATACCTCAAGGCTTCTTTGTAGCGTTAACTGGAGAACCTGGTACTGGTAAAACAATATTCTCTTTGAGTTTTATTGCTGAAGGATTAAAAGAAGGCGATATTTGCATTTATGTAACCACTGAGGAAAGTAGGGATTCAATTATTAGGCAAGCAAAGCAGTTTAACTGGGATCTAGAAAAATACCTAGATAAAAAATTAATTATTATTGATGCATTAATGAAAGAAAAGGAAGATGAATGGTCATTAGAAGAAGTAACGCCAGAAGAGATGGTTAAAAAAGTTATACAAGCAAAACAGAAATTAGGATACGGTAGGGCTAGGCTAGTAATTGATTCAGTCTCAGCTTTCTTCTTAGATAAACCTGCAATGGCAAGGAAGATTAGCTATTATCTTAAAAGAGTATTATATAAATGGAAATTTACGATATTAGCCACTTCTCAGTATGCTATAACTACTTCGCAAGCTTTTGGTTTTGGAATAGAACATGTTGCTGATGGCATAATAAGGTTTAGAAGAGTAATAAAGGACGGAATGTTACATCGTTATATTTTAATTGAAAAAATGAGACAGACAAATCATGACAAATACGTTTGGGAAATAGACATTCAAGAAGGGAAAGGCATTATTATTAAAGGTAAAGTACAAGAAAGAAGAGAAGATTATGCATTACCTAAAAAGGTTACAGACAAGATAAAAGAAGCTAATAAGAATGAGAATGAAATATAA
- a CDS encoding protein-tyrosine phosphatase family protein yields the protein MYWVRKNIIGGSELPYTIDEIKTWKNKGVKKVLVLPEDWEIEEAWGDTKYYFSLLEENNLKYLHIPIPDGYPPTESQFEEIMQWLDGKGNLVHCVGGIGRTGTVIAAYLIIKEGFNPIDAVDEVRNYRPGAVQTLQQHEFLFKIGNKYGRLST from the coding sequence ATGTACTGGGTGAGGAAGAATATAATTGGCGGATCAGAATTACCTTATACTATAGATGAAATAAAAACTTGGAAAAATAAGGGAGTAAAAAAAGTTTTAGTCTTGCCAGAAGATTGGGAAATAGAAGAAGCTTGGGGAGATACTAAATATTATTTCTCTTTATTAGAAGAAAATAATTTAAAGTACCTACATATACCTATCCCAGATGGATATCCTCCTACTGAATCACAATTTGAAGAAATTATGCAATGGCTAGATGGAAAAGGAAATCTAGTACATTGCGTAGGTGGTATAGGAAGAACAGGAACAGTAATTGCTGCATACTTAATCATAAAGGAAGGATTTAATCCGATAGATGCAGTAGATGAAGTAAGAAATTACAGACCAGGAGCAGTACAAACTTTGCAACAACATGAATTTTTATTTAAAATAGGTAATAAATATGGAAGATTATCTACTTAA
- a CDS encoding endonuclease V, translating into MEDYLLNFLKLFQKLVANNIKISHLGIKNVNTICAVDVAYSKEEGYAIAVKQTIEMAKNDKYEYNFVKGKVDFPYIPGFLFMREAPIMIKSLEKYENECNLILVDGHGLAHPRKSGIATVIGVLLDIPTIGVAKSRLAGEILEENGIEYVTINGEKVGIKSGRYFYSPGNKTDLQDCIDLSTQGYPKILKIADKLSKEMKKIKT; encoded by the coding sequence ATGGAAGATTATCTACTTAATTTTCTAAAACTATTTCAAAAACTAGTGGCAAATAACATAAAGATTTCACATCTTGGAATAAAAAATGTAAATACTATTTGCGCAGTAGATGTAGCATATAGTAAGGAAGAAGGATATGCTATAGCTGTAAAACAGACTATAGAAATGGCAAAAAACGATAAATACGAATATAATTTTGTAAAAGGAAAAGTAGATTTTCCATATATCCCTGGCTTTCTGTTTATGAGAGAAGCACCTATAATGATAAAAAGTCTAGAAAAATATGAAAACGAATGCAACTTAATCTTAGTAGACGGTCATGGATTAGCACATCCTAGAAAAAGTGGAATAGCTACTGTTATAGGTGTTTTACTGGATATCCCCACAATAGGTGTTGCCAAATCTAGACTAGCTGGAGAAATTTTAGAAGAAAATGGAATAGAATATGTCACAATAAATGGAGAAAAAGTTGGAATAAAATCAGGAAGATATTTTTATAGTCCAGGAAATAAGACAGACTTGCAAGATTGTATTGATTTATCTACTCAAGGATATCCTAAAATACTAAAAATAGCAGATAAACTCTCTAAAGAGATGAAAAAGATAAAAACATGA
- a CDS encoding cysteine hydrolase family protein: MSSGNIFMKIDVPDIPEEKELSFNPKDTAIIIVDMQNDFVRKNGKLYVPKAEDTIQPIKNLLNKARDASAMVIYTQDWHMKDDPEFKIWGEHALAGTWGAEIIDELKPEKDDFLIKKYRYDAFFETPLDYILRVKNIKNVILAGTVANICVLHTAGSAALRWYNVTVVKDGISAITDFDYYSSLRQVDFLYKGKVITSEGIKFIIS, from the coding sequence ATGAGTTCGGGTAATATTTTTATGAAAATTGATGTACCAGATATTCCAGAAGAAAAGGAATTATCTTTCAATCCAAAAGATACTGCAATAATTATCGTTGATATGCAAAACGATTTTGTAAGAAAAAACGGTAAATTATACGTTCCAAAAGCAGAAGACACTATACAACCTATAAAGAATCTTCTGAATAAAGCTAGAGATGCATCAGCTATGGTTATTTATACTCAAGATTGGCATATGAAAGACGATCCAGAATTTAAGATTTGGGGAGAACACGCGTTAGCCGGAACATGGGGTGCAGAAATTATAGATGAATTAAAACCAGAAAAAGATGATTTTTTAATAAAAAAATACAGATACGATGCTTTCTTCGAAACTCCTTTAGATTATATTTTAAGAGTAAAGAATATAAAAAATGTTATATTAGCAGGAACTGTAGCTAACATTTGTGTACTTCATACTGCAGGAAGCGCAGCTTTAAGATGGTATAATGTTACAGTAGTCAAAGATGGCATATCAGCCATAACTGACTTTGATTATTATTCATCTCTGAGACAAGTAGATTTTCTTTATAAAGGGAAAGTGATAACTTCTGAAGGAATAAAGTTTATTATTAGTTAA
- a CDS encoding DHH family phosphoesterase yields MDYYSIVHNDFDGTASAAVYARAVKSLPKNIWFTEPTKIHNLLEKLELRGVKSIMIADIGMNENTLSKVLENCKRLINEGAEIQWFDHHVWKDEWITKLSDTGVKVYHDVSTCGAGVVHKIMNPDDEFSSKLASADCSVDIWLHNDPMGEKLRRIVENNKDYEWKKKLIEIFYNGTLWNDEFQKILEDQMDAELKGYQKLPKYYRVIEIDGKKVVVAIRWKGPPDISYAAQYLMTRTGASVFVSANGKAISFRSGYIDVRRFASKLGGGGHPLAAGAGLKIPLIYRILRKIGFVSPANRWVSNVVRNVITQVGFYEYKPKDITTH; encoded by the coding sequence ATGGATTATTATTCAATAGTTCACAATGATTTTGACGGTACAGCTTCAGCAGCAGTATATGCAAGAGCTGTAAAGTCACTACCTAAGAACATCTGGTTTACAGAACCTACTAAAATTCATAATTTATTAGAGAAACTAGAGCTTAGAGGAGTTAAAAGCATAATGATAGCTGATATTGGAATGAATGAAAATACATTAAGTAAAGTTTTAGAAAATTGTAAAAGACTAATAAATGAAGGTGCAGAAATTCAATGGTTTGACCATCACGTATGGAAAGATGAATGGATAACTAAATTATCAGACACTGGAGTAAAAGTTTATCATGATGTATCTACTTGTGGAGCTGGAGTAGTACATAAAATAATGAATCCGGATGACGAATTCTCTTCAAAACTAGCATCTGCAGACTGTTCAGTAGATATTTGGTTACATAATGATCCTATGGGAGAAAAATTAAGAAGAATAGTAGAAAATAACAAGGATTATGAATGGAAAAAGAAATTAATAGAAATTTTTTATAATGGAACACTTTGGAATGATGAATTTCAAAAAATCTTAGAAGATCAGATGGATGCAGAACTTAAAGGATATCAAAAATTACCAAAATATTATAGAGTAATAGAAATTGACGGTAAAAAAGTCGTAGTAGCAATAAGATGGAAAGGACCACCCGATATAAGTTATGCCGCACAATATTTAATGACAAGAACAGGTGCCTCAGTTTTCGTTTCTGCTAACGGAAAGGCAATATCATTTAGAAGCGGATATATTGATGTAAGAAGATTTGCGAGCAAATTAGGTGGAGGAGGCCATCCACTAGCTGCCGGAGCAGGTCTTAAAATTCCATTAATATATAGAATTCTTAGAAAAATTGGATTTGTGTCGCCAGCTAATAGATGGGTTTCTAACGTTGTTAGGAATGTAATAACACAAGTTGGTTTTTATGAGTATAAACCAAAAGATATAACTACTCATTAG
- a CDS encoding peroxiredoxin has product MVKVYQKFPDTQVLTTKGPFDFYKDIFGKGKWLFLYAHPADFTPVCTTEFVEFAKAQPEFEKLGVQLMGLSVDSIYSHIAWLNDIEQRYGVKINFPVIADPDKKLARMLDLVDESTGQTVRGVFIVDPEGTIRFLAQYPIEAGRKIEEMLRITKAVMVAYKAKVATPVNWEPGQDVVIGAPTTLDEAEMRMKLPNAKAWYLLFKKYDEIPANQRV; this is encoded by the coding sequence ATGGTAAAGGTATATCAAAAGTTTCCTGATACACAAGTTTTAACAACCAAAGGACCTTTTGACTTCTATAAAGACATATTTGGAAAAGGAAAATGGCTATTCTTATATGCACATCCAGCTGACTTCACACCGGTATGCACAACTGAATTCGTAGAGTTCGCTAAGGCACAACCAGAATTCGAAAAACTAGGAGTCCAACTAATGGGATTAAGTGTCGATAGCATATATTCTCACATCGCTTGGCTAAATGATATTGAACAAAGATACGGAGTAAAAATAAACTTCCCAGTAATAGCAGATCCAGATAAAAAACTAGCTAGAATGTTAGATTTAGTAGATGAGAGCACTGGACAAACAGTAAGAGGTGTATTCATTGTTGATCCAGAAGGAACAATAAGATTCTTGGCCCAATACCCAATAGAAGCTGGAAGAAAAATTGAAGAGATGTTAAGAATAACTAAGGCAGTTATGGTGGCATACAAAGCAAAAGTTGCTACTCCAGTAAACTGGGAACCAGGACAAGATGTAGTAATAGGAGCTCCTACAACCTTAGACGAAGCTGAAATGAGAATGAAATTACCAAATGCTAAAGCATGGTATCTACTATTTAAGAAATACGACGAAATACCTGCAAACCAAAGAGTCTAA
- a CDS encoding metallophosphoesterase family protein, which translates to MLIAATSDIHSPRYLNEYFLALKYLPEKVDLILLAGDLADRGKFLHFDPVYNSLLNRADKIFAVFGNEDFVEEREQYKKSFPKITWLEDSKDQYKDIVIIGSEGVIRKPTPWQKLKGITEDFYRERKKKLEELLCSEKGKFVILLTHYAPTYKTVFGERKFAYPGLGDELIEESECKPSIAIHGHAHLSKRTFVTVENTKIYNVALPANKKFVVINVF; encoded by the coding sequence ATGCTAATAGCAGCAACTTCAGACATTCATTCTCCTAGATATTTGAACGAGTATTTCCTAGCTCTGAAATATTTGCCTGAAAAGGTAGACCTTATATTATTAGCTGGAGACTTAGCAGATAGAGGAAAATTTCTTCACTTTGATCCAGTTTACAATAGTCTTTTGAATAGAGCTGATAAAATCTTTGCAGTTTTTGGAAATGAGGATTTTGTGGAAGAAAGAGAACAATACAAAAAAAGCTTTCCTAAAATAACTTGGCTAGAAGATTCAAAAGATCAATATAAGGATATAGTGATAATAGGTAGTGAAGGAGTAATAAGAAAACCTACACCTTGGCAAAAACTAAAAGGAATAACAGAAGATTTTTATAGAGAAAGAAAAAAGAAACTGGAAGAGTTATTATGCTCAGAAAAAGGAAAATTTGTAATTTTGTTAACTCATTACGCTCCAACTTATAAAACTGTATTTGGAGAAAGAAAATTTGCATATCCTGGATTAGGTGATGAACTTATAGAAGAAAGTGAATGTAAGCCTAGCATAGCTATTCATGGTCATGCACATTTATCTAAAAGAACTTTCGTTACAGTAGAAAATACAAAAATATATAATGTAGCATTACCAGCAAATAAAAAATTTGTAGTAATTAATGTATTTTAG
- a CDS encoding DUF763 domain-containing protein, translating to MEIEGIADLPLHTGHVPAWLVPIMKRLSKSIIDIMIIEWGQEKVIERLSNPLWFQAFNNIIGMDWDSSGSTTVTLGILKDVINPKEEGIAILGGKGKNALKVPEEVNELSRIFNIDPLKMSNISKLVAKVDTTLLQDGHQLYHHSMIISENGYWGIIQQGMNEETKFARRYHWKNTDNFIVQPHESIAGIKGNAVNIIEKEKENTRKLILDLLRENPRNIISELQLAKAKLKGQYTLDSWINGATFVSLSKEARIVYMKPLDERKIKPILDKLYEINPSNLEEALLEGLGPSTAKALYLISDLIYNEPPSYNDPVNTSLDPFKYAYAIGGKDGIPYPVNKKVAEEVIVTLEDILAKAKLGSTDKEFALKKLRDLSNGAKKGS from the coding sequence ATGGAAATAGAAGGAATAGCTGATTTACCTTTACATACTGGACATGTTCCAGCCTGGTTAGTTCCTATAATGAAAAGGCTTTCAAAAAGCATTATTGATATCATGATTATTGAATGGGGGCAAGAAAAAGTTATAGAAAGATTATCTAACCCTCTTTGGTTTCAAGCATTTAATAATATAATAGGAATGGATTGGGATTCTTCAGGATCTACAACTGTTACGTTAGGTATTCTAAAGGACGTAATAAATCCTAAAGAAGAAGGTATTGCTATCTTAGGTGGTAAAGGAAAGAATGCATTAAAAGTACCAGAGGAAGTAAATGAACTTTCTAGAATTTTTAATATAGATCCTTTAAAAATGTCTAATATAAGTAAATTGGTAGCTAAAGTTGATACTACTCTCTTACAAGATGGACATCAATTATATCATCATTCAATGATTATTAGTGAAAATGGATATTGGGGAATCATCCAGCAAGGTATGAATGAAGAAACAAAATTTGCTAGAAGATATCACTGGAAAAATACTGATAATTTTATAGTTCAACCTCATGAAAGCATAGCAGGTATTAAAGGAAACGCAGTAAATATTATAGAAAAGGAAAAGGAAAATACAAGAAAACTAATATTAGATTTACTTAGAGAAAATCCTAGGAATATAATAAGTGAACTGCAATTAGCTAAAGCTAAACTTAAAGGACAATACACTTTAGATTCATGGATTAATGGAGCAACTTTTGTAAGTTTATCTAAAGAAGCAAGAATAGTTTATATGAAACCTTTAGATGAAAGAAAAATTAAACCAATATTAGACAAATTATATGAAATAAATCCGAGCAATTTAGAGGAGGCATTATTAGAAGGTTTAGGTCCGTCTACTGCAAAGGCACTTTATTTAATTTCAGATTTAATATATAATGAACCACCTTCCTATAATGATCCAGTCAATACTTCACTAGATCCTTTTAAATATGCTTATGCAATTGGAGGAAAAGATGGTATTCCATATCCGGTAAATAAAAAAGTTGCAGAAGAAGTAATAGTAACTCTAGAAGATATTCTTGCGAAAGCTAAATTAGGCTCAACTGATAAAGAATTTGCATTAAAAAAATTGAGGGATTTAAGCAATGGAGCTAAAAAAGGGTCTTGA